The Methanofastidiosum sp. nucleotide sequence ACATTTTCTAACAATCCATCAATATATTCTTTTGTTGCTATATGATTGTTTGCTGTTGGGTTAGCTGCTGATATAGTCCCCGAAACAATGCTATTACCAGAAGGATTAATATAATAACTAGAATCATCTGCATCTCTAAATACTGAAGCTCCTATTTCACCCATTTTTGTTTGAGCTGTTATGCTAGTATTTATTGGAGGATTATATGAGCTTGGCATAGTCGTTGGTTCTGTCCACGAATATACCGTATACCCTACAACTAAAAAAGATAAGATCGCATAAAAAAAATACTTTGTTTTCATATTTTATTCTTTTATACTGTTTACATACTTTGCCAAGAACTCTGTTTTTCCATGAATATTATAATCTGACTCAATTGTAATTTCGTCACCAACTTTTAAAATTTGTTTAAAATATTCTGCATTTCCCCTTACACCATTTACAGTTGTGTTTTCATCAATAACGACCACTAAATCTCTTTTCATTTGATCGTCAAAGTTAGTGCCAATTCCTTTTATAATAACGCTATTTGCTTGGACAGCAATAATTGTTCCTGATGTATTAAATATATCTCTTGGGATAGGTATGTCTAAATCTCTTACTGGATTTTCAAGTGCTCCTGGATTAACAGTTTCCATTGTTTCCCCTTTCTCTATAAAACCAACCATTCCTACATCCATAGAAGTTTCTGGAATTGGAACATAAACCTCAATTGAGAGATTACTTTTATCTGTTAATTTAATGAAAATTAAAATTATTGTAATTACAATAACTAATATAGATATTGTTAAAATAATTTTTTTATTACTAATTTTTGGTTCTTCTTTTTTTTTAAGTTCAGGCATATGTATTAAAGCTTTATTAATTATTAAAGCTATTATACCTTTTGTTTTATAACTTCGTCAACTACCCCATAAGCTTTTGCTTCATCTGCGCTTAAATAAAAATCTCTATCTGTGTCTTGCGTTATTTTATTTAATGGCTGTCCTGTGTGTTTAGCTAAAATGTGGTTCATTCTGTCTTTTATTTTTAAAATATGTTTTGCCGCAATCTCAACTTCGGTCGCTTGACCTTGAGCACCACCAAGCACTTGGTGGAGCATTATTTCTGAGTTAGGCAATGCGTATCTTTTTCCTTTTGCACCTGCGGCTAATAAAGTTGCACCCATAGATGCGGCAATACCAATTGCTACAGTTGAAACATCACATTCTATATATTGCATTGTATCATAAATAGCCATACCAGCTGTTACTGACCCCCCGGGACTATTAATATAAAACTGGATATCTGCTTTTGGATCTTTTGAGGCCAAAAACAAAAGTTGAGCAACAATAGAATTAGCTACCAAATCATCTATTGGTCCTGTTAATAATATTATTCTATCTTTTAATAATCTAGAATAAATATCATAAGCTCTTTCGCCTAAATTTGTTTTTTCTATTACTGTTGGAATTAAATTCATAATATTTATTATTAATTTTATCTTATTTAAGAAAAATTAACAACCTAAAATAGTAAATATTTTATCCCTCTTTAGCTCATCTTCAATATAATATCTTGCATCAGAATTTTTCATTTCCTCTTTAGCTTTTTCTTTGTCAGGATATTGGGCTGCTAATTCCTCTATTTTAGTATTGAGTTCATCTTCTGTTATACTAATATTTTCCTTTTTTTCTATTTCATGAAGCACTAAAAACCCTTTTACTCTTTCTTGTGCTACTTTTTCGAATTCTTTTTTTATCTCTTCTTCTGTTTTATTAACTTGTTTAAGATATTCATCAAATGTCATTTGAAGTTCATAAGAAACTCTATTTTTCAAGTTTTGTAAAAGTGCTTCGCCCTCCCTTTCAATTAAAGTTTGTGGCACTTCGACTTTAGTTTCTTTAGCTATTTTTTCTAAAACTTCTGTTCTGATTTTTTGTTTTTCAGACATTTGCTTTTCTTTTTCAAGTCCACTTCTTATACTTTCTTCCATTTTTTTAATTGATTCAAATCCTACACTTTTTGCAAATTCTTCATTTAATTCTGGAACTTCCATTTTTTGAACAGAGTCTACGTTAACACTTAATACAATTTTCTTTTTTTTATCTTTAGGATCATTTACCTTTATCTCTTTCTTTTCTCCCTTAACTAAACCTATTAATTCATTCTCTAATCCTTCTATATAATGCCCTTTTCCTAAAATAAATCTA carries:
- the clpP gene encoding ATP-dependent Clp endopeptidase proteolytic subunit ClpP; protein product: MNLIPTVIEKTNLGERAYDIYSRLLKDRIILLTGPIDDLVANSIVAQLLFLASKDPKADIQFYINSPGGSVTAGMAIYDTMQYIECDVSTVAIGIAASMGATLLAAGAKGKRYALPNSEIMLHQVLGGAQGQATEVEIAAKHILKIKDRMNHILAKHTGQPLNKITQDTDRDFYLSADEAKAYGVVDEVIKQKV
- the tig gene encoding trigger factor, encoding TYEKKQEKNKLIYNVVVETEEFDKYYDEALTCIAKEVEIDGFRKGHVPVAIAKSHVDPSHILSRAANDCISAKWFEIVTKESIEAIKEPNVEILKMAQGNPFEFKAEVEILPEIKLPDYKKIGKETPKTEIKIEEKEFDDAINWLAQSRAKFFQKDGKAEKGDLIEITYKVNDIDDDKEKKDRFILGKGHYIEGLENELIGLVKGEKKEIKVNDPKDKKKKIVLSVNVDSVQKMEVPELNEEFAKSVGFESIKKMEESIRSGLEKEKQMSEKQKIRTEVLEKIAKETKVEVPQTLIEREGEALLQNLKNRVSYELQMTFDEYLKQVNKTEEEIKKEFEKVAQERVKGFLVLHEIEKKENISITEDELNTKIEELAAQYPDKEKAKEEMKNSDARYYIEDELKRDKIFTILGC